The Synergistaceae bacterium genome contains the following window.
ATCAAAGACATCCAAAGAAACGGACTTCTGAAAGGCATAGGTAAACCCGAAGCCTTAAAAACCCAAAAGGTTTACAGCCGCCGTATTAATGAATATCACCGTCTTACCTACGCAACCGACGAAAATCGAAAATTAAGGATACTTTCCTGCAAGGGGCATTACGAGGATTGAGAGGATTGAGAGGATTGAACGGAAGTTGTTCTGGACAAAGCTCACCGGACGTATGCGTTTTTGCGTGAACAGGGCGAGATAGGGCATTGGATTTCTCCACAGCTACCCCCAGCGACGTGATCGCGTTCGCGGTAACCGTATGGTCTTCCGTAGATAGAGAAAATGAGCGCCATGTCCTTTCTCCCTTTCTTTCTGTCTTTCTTTATCTTTATTTACTCAGGTTTTTTCCTCAGATAAATTGACCTACTAAATTGACCTACAGACAGACGTGAGATATGATTTTCATGTCCGATCAACTGTCTGTTGATGGAAAACATTATTGGTTATTTTTATCCGATTGTCAAGAGCATTAGGTTAATTTTATCCTGAATTTTATCCGAATGAAAGGAAAGAAGACAAATGATATGTAAAACTGAATACGCTTACAGATTAAGACAGGCAAGAGATTCTCTAGGTATGCTTCAGCGTGTTTTTGGCGATCCTCTTAATTTAAACGATGCGCAGGTCAAAGACCTTGAAACAGGTAGAAAAAAACTGACCATAGAGCTTGCAGTGCGGATAGAAAAAGTCTATGGGATAGATTTTCGCTGGCTTTTGACTGGAGAAGGGGAGATGTTGAGAAACCCGCAAGAAGAAGGACGCCGCTCTTCATCAAATCATTCTTCTCATTCTTCTCATTCTTTATCAAATCATTCTTCTCATTCTTCATCAAATCATTCTTCACCAAACATTTTGCTAAGCTCTTCACCAAACGTTTCACTAAGCGCCTCATCAAACGCTTCATCAAACGCTTCATCAAATGAAGTGCTTGGCAACGTTGAGAACAACGCCTTTATCCAGGCGGGAAATGACAGCGCCGTCATCGTCAACAAAATCGTCAACAAAGATGGGGAGCACGTGCTCACCGATGAACTTGTGGAGTTGATCCGTGTCTTTGAAACGTTAGATGTGAAGCGGCGTATATCCCTGCTTGGGAAAGCTTACACTTTGGAAGAGGAAGGCGAGTCAATGAATTGAATAAAATTAATAAATTGCATTTAAGTTAATGAAATGCATTTAAGTTAATGAATTGAATAAAATTGCCGAAAAATGGCGACCACGCAGATGGCCCACGTGGTCGTTTTGTCATAGACGTATCGCGTCGCCGTCCCAGGCACGGGACGTTTCTTCTCGGGGAACCGCGACATGGATGTAGGAGGAATACGGGCGAAACTCCCAGCCCGGAAGCTGGAAAAGCCGCGTGGCCAGAACAATGAAAGGAGCAATAGGAGCTTGGGCGTCGTTTGACGCGCGAGGCAAACGAAGATCCGCAGCGCAACCGATCATGTGCCGGCTCGACTTTGTTCCGCCCACCTCTACGTTGTGAGCGGGACAGCGCCAGCCTGAGTTTACGACTACGGGGGCTCCCCAAGCTCTACGCAACATTTCGAGCCACAACACCAGAGCTTGGGCAACTGGCCCTTTGCCGCAACAGGGACACAAAAATTCCTCCTTCCTGAAATGCTCGATTCGATAGTTTATGGCATCACATCCGATCCGATCAGTTTATTCACAGGCTTATTCACAGGCTTATCGAGCGGCGCGTTAGCAACTTCAGCAACTTCGTCGGCCAAGGGCGAAAAACAACAGACCTGACAATGACGTAACCGATCGATGGCCCCCCGCAGGGCTCGCAGCTCTCCCTCCATCCGCAGCAGCAAAAAACCGGACACGACAATGGAAAAGCCACTTTGCAACGTGGACTCTATGAACGTTTCCATGAAAGAAAACCTCCTTGAAAACTTTCTTGAAAACCTGCTTAGTTCAGACTTTAGGCCTTTTACTTTAATTCAATTCGTTCAGACTTTAGGCCTTTTACTTTAATTCAATTCGTTCAGACTTTAGGCCTTTTACTTTAATTCAATTCGTCCAGACTTTAGGCCTTTTACTTTAATTCAATTCGTCCAGATTTTAGGCCTTTTACTTTAATTCAATTCGTCCAGACTTTAGGCCTTTTACTTTAATTCAATTCGTCCAGGTCGATGGGCGTGACCGTGTGCGTAATGAACTCCGCGGTAACCGCGGTCAACGGGGGTTCCGCGAAGATCTCGCTATTGTCGACGATCTCGTCCATCAGAGCCTTAACATCCTCAGCGTCAGCAGATACATCGGCATAGGGAAAGGTCATGGAAACCGTCTTACCTCCGCTGGCGTCAAACGTGAGCTTCAAACTAACAGCCATACAAACACCTCCTTTCTTTTTATTTATACTGCCTTATACTGCTTTTGATACTCCTTTTGATACTATTTTTGATACTGCCTTTAATACTGCCTTTGATACTCCTTTTGATACTGCTTTTGATACTGCTTTTGATACTGTCTTCATTGCATCTTCATTGCGCCTTCAGTGCGCTGCCCGGCCTAGTTCTCCAGGCTAGTGACCTTGGTGCGTTCCACGCGGACCAACGAATGATCCAAAACGGGAAGCAACGCCCCGACGACGCTCATGATCTTGTCGTTGTCCGCGCCTTCGACGATTTTGCCCAGGGAGCAGCTCTTGACGATCATGTTGCCGGTGGCGGGATTTGTGCCCGCGTCCAACTTCACCGCTATGGAACTCTTATACGCGCTTTCGATAACCGACATACCGTCAACCTCCTTTCGTTAAGATGATACTATTATATGCAATATTATTATATTTGTAAAGCATAATTTAATGCTGAATTTAATAATAAAAAATAATTTACTTATTGACATTAAAAGTACTTTGGTTTATTATCTCCTCTGTTTCACGTAAAGTGATCGGACAAGGTGGTGGCGAGAGTGAATAATTTTTTCAAAAACGATATTCTCAAAGTCAATGTTGGAGTGGTGAAAATCGGAGGAGCCATTGGTAACGACCCGTCGCGGCTCTTGATGGAGCTGGCGGATCGCGCGCGTCGAGGAGAACGATGGGTTTTGGTTCATGGCGCCAGTGGCCCTATGGAGTCCATATGTCGCTCCTGCGAGATAGAACCTCTTTATG
Protein-coding sequences here:
- a CDS encoding type II toxin-antitoxin system YoeB family toxin, producing MQRNGLLKGIGKPEALKTQKVYSRRINEYHRLTYATDENRKLRILSCKGHYED
- a CDS encoding YvrJ family protein, which produces METFIESTLQSGFSIVVSGFLLLRMEGELRALRGAIDRLRHCQVCCFSPLADEVAEVANAPLDKPVNKPVNKLIGSDVMP
- a CDS encoding DUF2922 domain-containing protein encodes the protein MAVSLKLTFDASGGKTVSMTFPYADVSADAEDVKALMDEIVDNSEIFAEPPLTAVTAEFITHTVTPIDLDELN
- a CDS encoding helix-turn-helix transcriptional regulator, with protein sequence MICKTEYAYRLRQARDSLGMLQRVFGDPLNLNDAQVKDLETGRKKLTIELAVRIEKVYGIDFRWLLTGEGEMLRNPQEEGRRSSSNHSSHSSHSLSNHSSHSSSNHSSPNILLSSSPNVSLSASSNASSNASSNEVLGNVENNAFIQAGNDSAVIVNKIVNKDGEHVLTDELVELIRVFETLDVKRRISLLGKAYTLEEEGESMN
- a CDS encoding DUF1659 domain-containing protein, which translates into the protein MSVIESAYKSSIAVKLDAGTNPATGNMIVKSCSLGKIVEGADNDKIMSVVGALLPVLDHSLVRVERTKVTSLEN